Proteins encoded together in one Streptomyces umbrinus window:
- a CDS encoding LacI family DNA-binding transcriptional regulator — protein MTAAGKHQVSRSDTSRRGSRPGRAGIRDVAAAAGVSITTVSDALNGKGRLPDATRRHVREVADRLGYRPSAAARTLRTGKSGLIGLTVTTYGDEPFTFTEFAYFAEMARAATSAALARGYALVILPATSRHDVWSNVALDGTVVIDPSDQDPVVSELVRQGLPVVSDGRPAGSLPVTAWVDNDHEAAVLGILDHLADAGARRIGLLTGTTTDTYTHLSTTAYLRWCERVGQDPVYEAYPAHDPCAGAVAADRLLARPDRPDAVYGLFDPNGTDLLAAARRYGLRVPEDLLLVCCSESTVYANTEPPVTTLSLKPRRIGTAVVQLLIDAIEGVESDQPVEQVIPTELIVRTSSQRRPPRTTVSPPRSPEEG, from the coding sequence ATGACAGCAGCAGGGAAGCACCAGGTGAGCCGGTCGGATACCTCCCGCCGAGGAAGCCGGCCGGGCCGGGCGGGCATCAGAGACGTGGCCGCGGCCGCGGGAGTGTCCATCACGACCGTGTCCGACGCGCTCAACGGCAAGGGGCGGCTCCCGGACGCCACCCGACGCCATGTCCGCGAGGTCGCCGACCGGCTGGGCTATCGCCCCTCCGCCGCGGCCCGAACCCTCCGTACCGGCAAGTCCGGCCTCATCGGCCTGACTGTGACGACCTACGGGGATGAACCTTTCACCTTCACGGAGTTCGCGTACTTCGCGGAGATGGCCAGAGCCGCCACCTCGGCCGCGCTCGCCCGGGGCTACGCCCTGGTCATCCTCCCCGCGACCTCGCGCCACGACGTGTGGTCGAACGTGGCCCTGGACGGGACGGTCGTCATCGACCCCTCCGACCAGGACCCGGTCGTCAGCGAACTGGTCCGCCAGGGCTTACCGGTGGTCTCCGACGGCCGCCCGGCCGGCTCGCTGCCGGTGACCGCCTGGGTGGACAACGACCACGAGGCCGCGGTCCTGGGCATCCTCGACCACCTGGCCGACGCCGGCGCCCGCCGGATCGGCCTCCTCACGGGGACGACCACGGACACGTACACACACCTGTCCACGACCGCGTACCTGCGTTGGTGCGAGCGTGTGGGACAGGATCCGGTGTACGAGGCCTATCCCGCGCACGATCCGTGCGCGGGGGCCGTCGCCGCCGACCGGCTCCTCGCCCGGCCCGACCGGCCGGACGCCGTCTACGGGCTGTTCGACCCGAACGGCACCGACCTCCTCGCGGCGGCCCGCCGCTACGGACTGCGCGTACCGGAGGACCTGCTGCTCGTGTGCTGCAGCGAGTCCACCGTGTACGCCAACACCGAGCCGCCCGTCACGACACTCTCGCTCAAACCGCGTCGAATCGGCACGGCCGTGGTCCAGCTCCTCATCGACGCGATCGAGGGGGTCGAATCGGACCAACCGGTCGAGCAGGTGATACCGACCGAGCTGATCGTGCGGACGTCCTCCCAGCGACGGCCTCCCCGGACGACCGTCAGCCCGCCCCGATCACCGGAGGAGGGATGA
- a CDS encoding metallophosphoesterase, whose product MVEGSMTQGAGQGPEMRTPTVRDFRVPAYVHEAGPYTQSPGPYPQSGEVYDQAAEPYDQARDQPAGPYGGASGQYEQPGPYAQQTPPGEGAGPAGEPQGYTPTQRDLPVINRGDTLQVPVEPEAGPVVQPAEGPGPLYVVGDVHGYLDELVAALREKGLIDIDGSWAAGTSRLWFLGDFTDRGPDGIGVIDLVMRLSAEAAAAGGYCKALMGNHELLLLGAKRFGDTPVNSGAGTATFQAAWLLNGGQKTDMERLQDHHLQWMARLDAMEMADGHLLVHSDTTAYLDYGDSIEAVNDTVRETLTRNDADECWDVFRKFTKRFAFRDDGGAQAVRSLLDMYGGSRIVHGHSPIPYLLGEVGSEEGEDSPNPVVEKPHVYADGLAIAMDGGVTMAGKLLVQQLPLDS is encoded by the coding sequence GTGGTGGAGGGGTCGATGACTCAGGGGGCCGGTCAGGGACCCGAGATGCGTACGCCGACGGTGCGCGACTTCCGCGTGCCGGCGTACGTCCACGAGGCCGGTCCGTACACACAGTCCCCCGGCCCGTACCCGCAGTCCGGCGAGGTGTACGACCAGGCCGCCGAGCCGTACGACCAGGCCCGGGACCAGCCCGCCGGTCCCTACGGCGGGGCCTCCGGCCAGTACGAGCAGCCCGGCCCCTATGCGCAGCAGACGCCTCCGGGCGAGGGCGCCGGACCGGCCGGCGAGCCGCAGGGCTACACACCGACGCAGCGCGATCTGCCCGTCATCAACCGCGGTGACACCCTTCAGGTGCCGGTCGAGCCCGAGGCCGGACCGGTCGTCCAGCCCGCCGAGGGGCCGGGACCGCTGTACGTCGTCGGTGACGTCCACGGCTATCTCGACGAGCTCGTCGCCGCGCTGCGCGAGAAGGGCCTCATCGACATCGACGGCAGCTGGGCGGCGGGGACCTCGCGGCTGTGGTTCCTCGGTGACTTCACGGACCGCGGGCCCGACGGCATCGGCGTCATCGATCTCGTGATGCGGCTGTCCGCGGAGGCGGCCGCGGCCGGGGGCTACTGCAAGGCGCTGATGGGCAACCACGAGCTGCTGCTGCTGGGCGCCAAGCGGTTCGGGGACACTCCCGTCAACTCCGGGGCGGGAACGGCCACCTTCCAGGCAGCATGGCTGCTGAACGGCGGCCAGAAGACCGACATGGAGCGCCTCCAGGACCACCATCTGCAGTGGATGGCCCGCCTCGACGCCATGGAGATGGCGGACGGGCACCTTCTGGTGCACTCCGACACCACCGCCTATCTCGACTACGGCGACTCCATCGAAGCGGTCAACGACACCGTCCGCGAAACGCTCACCCGCAATGACGCGGACGAGTGCTGGGACGTCTTCCGCAAGTTCACCAAGCGCTTCGCGTTCCGCGACGACGGTGGTGCGCAGGCGGTGCGTTCCCTGCTGGACATGTACGGCGGTTCACGCATCGTCCATGGTCACAGCCCCATTCCGTATCTCCTGGGAGAGGTCGGCTCGGAGGAGGGGGAGGATTCCCCGAACCCCGTCGTCGAAAAGCCGCATGTGTACGCGGACGGGCTCGCCATCGCGATGGACGGCGGAGTGACCATGGCCGGAAAGCTGTTGGTCCAGCAACTTCCCCTGGATAGCTGA
- the thiC gene encoding phosphomethylpyrimidine synthase ThiC has protein sequence MTNKDARTPASSLTDEAFASAESGGVTASPENGEAGKSIGWHKAYVEGSRPDLRVPVRQVHLTNGQSVTLYDTSGPYTDPTVDTDVRRGLGALRANWIIARGDTEEYAGRPVRPEDDGIKHTSPRGGLRNLDAVFPGRPRQPRRSRDGQAVTQLAYARRGEVTPEMEYVAIRENVSPEVVREEIAAGRAVLPANVNHPEIEPMIIGKRFLVKVNANIGNSAVTSSIEEEVEKMTWATRWGADTVMDLSTGRNIHTTREWVLRNSPVPIGTVPLYQALEKVDGRAEELTWEIYKDTVVEQAEQGVDYMTVHAGVRLPFVPLTANRKTGIVSRGGSIMAAWCLAHHKESFLYENFEELCEILAAYDVTYSLGDGLRPGSIADANDAAQFAELRTLGELNRVAKRFNVQTMIEGPGHVPMHKIKENIDLQQEICDEAPFYTLGPLTTDVAPAYDHITSGIGAAMIAWWGTAMLCYVTPKEHLGLPNRDDVKTGVITYKIAAHAADLAKGHPGAQEWDDALSDARFEFRWEDQFNLALDPDTAREFHDETLPAEPAKTAHFCSMCGPKFCSMKISHSITEQFGGTAAAGATAEEVAEGMLQKSKEFAASGNRVYLPMAD, from the coding sequence ATGACCAACAAGGACGCACGCACGCCTGCCTCCAGCCTGACGGACGAGGCGTTCGCCTCGGCCGAGAGCGGTGGAGTGACTGCTTCGCCCGAGAACGGCGAGGCAGGGAAGTCCATCGGCTGGCACAAGGCGTATGTCGAGGGTTCGCGCCCCGACCTGCGGGTGCCTGTCCGCCAAGTGCACCTCACCAACGGGCAGTCGGTCACTCTGTACGACACCTCCGGCCCGTACACCGATCCGACCGTCGACACCGACGTACGCAGGGGCCTCGGAGCCCTCCGGGCCAACTGGATCATCGCCCGCGGTGACACCGAGGAGTACGCGGGCCGACCCGTCCGCCCCGAGGACGACGGGATCAAGCACACCTCGCCGCGCGGCGGACTGCGCAACCTCGACGCGGTCTTCCCGGGGCGTCCGCGCCAGCCCCGGCGCAGCCGTGACGGACAGGCGGTGACGCAACTCGCGTACGCCAGGCGGGGCGAGGTCACGCCGGAGATGGAGTACGTGGCCATCCGGGAGAACGTTTCTCCCGAGGTCGTCCGCGAGGAGATCGCGGCGGGCCGGGCCGTGCTGCCGGCCAACGTCAACCACCCGGAGATCGAGCCGATGATCATCGGCAAGCGGTTCCTGGTGAAGGTCAACGCCAACATCGGCAACTCCGCGGTCACCTCTTCCATCGAGGAGGAGGTCGAGAAGATGACCTGGGCGACCCGCTGGGGCGCCGACACGGTCATGGACCTGTCCACCGGCCGCAATATCCACACCACCCGCGAGTGGGTGCTGCGCAACTCCCCCGTCCCCATCGGTACGGTCCCGCTCTACCAGGCGCTGGAGAAGGTCGACGGGCGGGCCGAGGAGCTCACCTGGGAGATCTACAAGGACACGGTCGTCGAGCAGGCCGAGCAGGGCGTGGACTACATGACCGTCCACGCGGGCGTGCGGCTGCCGTTCGTCCCGCTGACCGCGAACCGCAAGACCGGCATCGTCTCGCGCGGCGGCTCGATCATGGCGGCCTGGTGCCTGGCGCACCACAAGGAGTCGTTCCTGTACGAGAACTTCGAGGAACTCTGCGAGATCCTCGCGGCGTACGACGTCACCTACTCGCTGGGCGACGGGCTGCGGCCAGGGTCGATCGCGGACGCCAACGACGCAGCACAGTTCGCGGAGTTGAGGACGCTCGGGGAACTCAACAGGGTCGCGAAGCGTTTCAACGTACAGACCATGATCGAGGGTCCGGGGCATGTCCCGATGCACAAGATCAAGGAGAACATCGACCTTCAGCAGGAGATCTGTGATGAAGCTCCGTTCTATACGCTCGGCCCGCTGACGACGGACGTCGCGCCGGCGTACGACCACATCACCTCCGGCATCGGTGCCGCGATGATCGCCTGGTGGGGCACGGCCATGCTCTGCTACGTCACGCCCAAGGAGCACTTGGGCCTGCCCAACCGTGACGACGTCAAGACGGGCGTCATCACCTACAAGATCGCGGCCCATGCGGCGGACCTCGCCAAGGGACATCCGGGCGCACAGGAGTGGGACGACGCGTTGTCGGACGCCCGCTTCGAGTTCCGCTGGGAGGACCAGTTCAACCTGGCCCTCGACCCCGACACGGCCCGGGAGTTCCACGACGAGACCCTCCCGGCCGAGCCCGCCAAGACGGCGCACTTCTGCTCCATGTGCGGGCCGAAGTTCTGCTCGATGAAGATCAGCCACAGCATCACCGAGCAGTTCGGTGGCACCGCGGCTGCCGGCGCGACGGCCGAAGAGGTCGCTGAGGGGATGCTCCAGAAGTCGAAGGAGTTCGCGGCGAGCGGGAACAGGGTGTACCTGCCCATGGCCGACTGA
- the hisC gene encoding histidinol-phosphate transaminase translates to MSETSPKLRAELEGIPTYKPGKAAAAADGPVAYKLSSNENPYPPLPGVLESVASAAGAFNRYPDMACTGLMNELSDRFGVPLTHLATGTGSVGVAQQLLQATSGPGDEVIYAWRSFEAYPIITQISGATSVKVPLTPGDVHDLDAMADAITERTRLIFVCNPNNPTGTVVRRAELERFLDRVPSDVLVVLDEAYREFIRDPEVPDGVELYRERPNVCVLRTFSKAYGLAGLRVGFAIAHEPVAAALRKTAVPFGVSQLAQDAAVASLRAEDELLGRVGSLVSERARVVEMLRGQGWTVPETQANFVWLRLGERTLDFASACEQAGVVVRPFAGEGVRVTVGETEANDIFLKTTEAFRKEL, encoded by the coding sequence GTGAGCGAGACGAGCCCGAAGCTGCGTGCCGAGCTGGAGGGTATCCCCACCTACAAGCCGGGGAAGGCTGCCGCGGCCGCCGACGGCCCGGTGGCGTACAAGCTGTCCTCCAACGAGAACCCCTACCCGCCGCTGCCGGGCGTTCTGGAGAGCGTGGCCTCGGCGGCCGGTGCCTTCAACCGCTACCCCGACATGGCGTGCACGGGGCTGATGAACGAGCTGTCCGACCGCTTCGGTGTGCCGCTCACGCATCTGGCCACGGGCACCGGTTCGGTCGGTGTCGCCCAACAGCTGCTGCAGGCGACCTCGGGTCCTGGCGACGAGGTGATCTACGCCTGGCGGTCCTTCGAGGCGTACCCGATCATCACCCAGATCAGCGGGGCGACGTCGGTGAAGGTGCCGCTGACGCCCGGGGACGTGCACGACCTCGACGCGATGGCGGACGCGATCACCGAGCGGACGCGGCTGATTTTCGTCTGCAACCCCAACAACCCCACGGGCACGGTGGTGCGCCGGGCCGAGCTGGAACGGTTCCTCGACCGGGTGCCGAGCGATGTCCTGGTGGTCCTCGACGAGGCGTACCGGGAGTTCATCCGCGATCCCGAGGTGCCGGACGGCGTCGAGCTCTACCGCGAGCGCCCGAACGTGTGCGTGCTGCGCACGTTCTCCAAGGCGTACGGGCTGGCCGGGCTGCGGGTCGGCTTCGCGATCGCCCATGAGCCGGTGGCGGCGGCGCTGCGCAAGACGGCCGTGCCCTTCGGTGTGAGCCAGCTCGCGCAGGACGCGGCGGTCGCCTCGCTGCGGGCCGAGGACGAGCTGCTCGGCCGGGTGGGTTCGCTGGTGTCCGAGCGCGCGCGTGTGGTCGAGATGCTGCGCGGGCAGGGCTGGACGGTGCCGGAGACCCAGGCGAACTTCGTGTGGCTGCGGCTCGGTGAGCGCACGCTCGACTTCGCGTCGGCCTGCGAGCAGGCCGGGGTCGTCGTGCGGCCGTTCGCCGGCGAAGGGGTCCGGGTCACGGTGGGCGAGACCGAGGCGAACGACATCTTCCTCAAGACGACCGAGGCGTTCCGCAAGGAGCTCTAG
- the cydB gene encoding cytochrome d ubiquinol oxidase subunit II — protein MELHDVWFVLIAVLWTGYFFLEGFDFGIGVLTKLLARNRTEKRVLINTIGPVWDGNEVWLLSAGGATFAAFPEWYATLFSGFYLPLLLILVCLIVRGVAFEYRAKRPEEQWQRNWENAIFWTSLLPAFLWGVAFGNIVRGVKIDQDFEYVGNLWDLLNPYAILGGLVTLSLFTFHGAVFAALKTLGDIRERARKLALGLGLVTAVLALAFLLWTQADNGDGKSLVALVVAVVALVAAIGANQMGREGWAFALSGLTIVAAVAMLFLSLFPNVMPSSLNDEWSLTVTNASSSPYTLKIMTWCAVIATPVVMLYQGWTYWVFRKRIGTQHIAEAAH, from the coding sequence ATGGAACTTCACGACGTCTGGTTCGTCCTCATCGCCGTCCTGTGGACCGGCTACTTCTTCCTGGAGGGCTTCGACTTCGGGATCGGCGTCCTCACCAAGCTGCTCGCCCGGAACCGGACCGAGAAGCGGGTGCTGATCAACACCATCGGGCCCGTCTGGGACGGCAACGAGGTGTGGCTGCTCTCGGCGGGCGGCGCGACCTTCGCCGCCTTCCCCGAGTGGTACGCCACACTCTTCTCCGGCTTCTACCTGCCGCTGCTGCTCATCCTGGTCTGCCTGATCGTGCGTGGCGTCGCCTTCGAGTACCGGGCGAAGCGGCCCGAGGAGCAGTGGCAGCGGAACTGGGAGAACGCGATCTTCTGGACCTCGCTGCTCCCGGCGTTCCTGTGGGGCGTGGCCTTCGGCAACATCGTCCGGGGTGTGAAGATCGACCAGGACTTCGAGTACGTGGGCAACCTCTGGGACCTGCTCAACCCGTACGCCATCCTGGGCGGCCTCGTGACGCTGTCGCTGTTCACCTTCCACGGGGCGGTGTTCGCGGCGCTCAAGACCCTGGGTGACATTCGCGAGCGGGCCAGGAAGCTGGCGCTCGGGCTCGGCCTGGTGACGGCCGTGCTGGCGCTGGCCTTCCTGCTCTGGACCCAGGCCGACAACGGTGACGGCAAGAGCCTGGTCGCGCTGGTTGTGGCCGTCGTCGCCCTGGTCGCGGCGATCGGGGCGAACCAGATGGGGCGCGAGGGCTGGGCGTTCGCGCTGTCGGGCCTCACCATCGTCGCCGCCGTGGCGATGCTCTTCCTGTCGCTCTTCCCGAACGTCATGCCGTCCTCGCTCAATGACGAGTGGAGCCTGACGGTCACCAACGCCTCGTCGAGCCCGTACACGCTGAAGATCATGACCTGGTGTGCGGTCATCGCGACGCCGGTGGTGATGCTCTACCAGGGCTGGACGTACTGGGTGTTCCGCAAGCGGATCGGTACGCAGCACATCGCCGAGGCCGCGCACTAG
- the cydD gene encoding thiol reductant ABC exporter subunit CydD: MKPIDPRLLRYARATRLFLIAVVGLGVVGAGLVIAQAMLIAEVVVGAFQHELSAAELRTPLLLLAAVAVGRACVSWLTELAAHRASAAVKSELRRRLLERAGALGPGWLSGQRTGSLVALATRGVDALDDYFSRYLPQLGLAVVVPVAVLARIVTEDWVSAAIIVGTLPLIPVFMMLIGWVTQSQMDRQWRLLSRLSGHFLDVVAGLPTLKVFGRAKAQADSIRRITGDYRQATMRTLRIAFISSFALELLATISVALVAVTIGMRLVHGEMALYDGLVVLILAPEAYLPLRQVGAQYHAAAEGLSAAEEIFEVLETPEPTSGTGAVPSSGGVRFEGVTVRYPGRSSDAVSDVSFAVEPGETVALVGPSGVGKSTLLNVLLGFVAPTSGRVRVGGADLTETSLEEWRSQVAWVPQRPHLYAGSVVENIRLARPDADDSAVRRALSDAGALEFVDALPEGVRTELGEEGAGLSAGQRQRLALARAFLADRPVLLLDEPTASLDGATEAEVVEAVRRLAVGRTVLLVVHRPALLDVADRVVRLEPEAPVAVDGSMGSGGDKELRAGLVAAVPAGGEGKATRLPEGREPEAREGVLARVRAMAGPRRGRLVLALLLGSLALGSAVGLMATSGWLISRASQQPPVLYLMVAVTATRAFGIGRAVFRYAERLVSHDAVLRMLADTRVAVYRRLERLAPAGLRTARRGDLLSRLVADVDALQDYWLRWLLPAAAAAVVSAGSVGFTAWLLPEAGAALALGLLAAGVGVPLVTGAVARRAERRLAPARGVLATRVADLLTGTAELTVAGALPARTAEVRRADGELTRIASRAATATALGDGLIALVSGLTVAATSLVGAQAVLDGRLSGVAMAVVVLTPLAAFEAVLGLPLAVQYRQRVRKSAERVYEVLDAPEPVREPERPLEAPGSPFPVVVKGPGRPARRTGAGCPCRGGPDARTRTPDRSRGDVRGGQDDPRPGIASVPGRGCGDVHAGRRRRVRHGR; this comes from the coding sequence GTGAAACCGATCGACCCGCGACTGCTGCGATACGCCCGCGCCACCCGCCTGTTCCTGATCGCGGTTGTCGGGTTGGGGGTTGTGGGGGCAGGGCTGGTCATCGCCCAGGCAATGCTGATCGCCGAAGTGGTGGTCGGTGCCTTCCAGCACGAACTGTCGGCTGCCGAACTCCGCACGCCGCTCCTGCTGTTGGCGGCGGTCGCGGTCGGTAGGGCGTGTGTCTCCTGGCTCACCGAACTCGCCGCACACCGGGCGAGCGCGGCGGTCAAGTCGGAGCTGCGGAGGCGGCTGCTGGAACGCGCGGGTGCGCTCGGTCCGGGCTGGCTGAGCGGACAGCGGACCGGTTCACTGGTCGCGCTCGCCACCCGCGGGGTCGACGCGCTGGACGACTACTTCTCGCGCTATCTGCCGCAGTTGGGGCTCGCGGTGGTCGTGCCGGTGGCGGTACTCGCGCGGATCGTCACCGAGGACTGGGTGTCCGCGGCGATCATCGTCGGCACCCTGCCGCTCATCCCGGTCTTCATGATGCTCATCGGCTGGGTCACCCAGTCCCAGATGGACCGTCAGTGGCGGTTGCTGTCACGGCTCTCGGGCCACTTCCTGGACGTGGTCGCGGGACTGCCCACACTCAAGGTGTTCGGGCGGGCCAAGGCACAGGCCGACTCGATCCGCCGGATCACCGGGGACTACCGGCAGGCGACCATGCGCACCCTGCGGATCGCCTTCATCTCGTCCTTCGCGCTGGAACTGCTCGCCACGATCTCGGTCGCCCTGGTCGCGGTGACCATCGGCATGCGGCTCGTCCACGGCGAGATGGCGTTGTACGACGGTCTGGTCGTCCTCATTCTCGCGCCCGAGGCCTATCTGCCGCTGCGGCAGGTGGGGGCGCAGTATCACGCGGCGGCGGAAGGGTTGTCCGCCGCCGAGGAGATCTTCGAGGTCCTGGAGACACCGGAGCCGACGTCCGGGACCGGTGCGGTGCCGTCCTCCGGAGGGGTGCGCTTCGAAGGGGTGACGGTCCGGTACCCCGGGCGGTCCTCCGACGCGGTGTCGGACGTGTCGTTCGCGGTCGAGCCCGGGGAGACGGTGGCACTCGTCGGGCCCAGCGGAGTGGGCAAGTCGACGCTTCTGAACGTGCTGTTGGGATTCGTGGCACCCACCTCGGGGCGGGTGCGAGTCGGGGGAGCCGATCTCACCGAGACCTCCCTGGAGGAGTGGCGCTCACAGGTCGCCTGGGTGCCGCAGCGGCCCCATCTGTATGCAGGGTCCGTCGTCGAGAACATACGGCTGGCGCGGCCGGACGCCGACGACTCCGCGGTGCGGCGGGCGCTGTCCGATGCAGGGGCTCTCGAATTCGTGGACGCGCTGCCCGAGGGCGTACGGACGGAACTGGGCGAGGAAGGTGCCGGGCTCTCCGCCGGGCAGCGTCAACGTCTCGCCCTGGCACGGGCGTTCCTCGCGGACCGGCCGGTGCTGCTGCTCGACGAGCCGACGGCCTCGCTGGACGGGGCGACCGAGGCCGAGGTCGTGGAGGCGGTCAGGCGCCTGGCGGTGGGGCGGACCGTGCTGCTCGTCGTCCACCGGCCCGCGCTGCTGGACGTGGCGGACCGGGTCGTGCGACTGGAGCCGGAAGCGCCCGTCGCGGTGGACGGCTCCATGGGCTCCGGCGGCGACAAGGAGCTTCGGGCCGGTCTGGTGGCCGCGGTGCCCGCGGGCGGCGAGGGAAAGGCGACTCGGCTCCCGGAGGGGCGGGAGCCTGAGGCCCGAGAAGGCGTACTGGCGCGGGTGCGTGCCATGGCCGGGCCTCGGCGCGGGCGGCTGGTGCTTGCCCTCCTGCTCGGCAGTCTCGCGCTCGGCAGTGCCGTCGGCCTCATGGCCACCTCCGGCTGGCTGATCTCCAGGGCCTCCCAGCAGCCGCCCGTGCTCTATCTGATGGTCGCCGTGACGGCCACGAGGGCGTTCGGAATCGGGCGGGCCGTCTTCCGGTACGCCGAGCGGCTCGTGTCGCACGACGCGGTGCTGCGGATGCTCGCCGACACCCGGGTCGCCGTGTACCGGCGGCTCGAACGGCTCGCGCCCGCCGGGCTGCGTACCGCTCGCCGCGGTGATCTGCTCTCGCGGCTCGTCGCCGATGTCGACGCGTTGCAGGACTACTGGCTCCGCTGGCTGCTGCCCGCCGCGGCCGCAGCTGTCGTGTCCGCGGGCTCCGTCGGGTTCACGGCCTGGCTGCTGCCGGAGGCCGGGGCCGCCCTCGCGCTCGGGCTGCTGGCAGCAGGAGTGGGCGTCCCGCTGGTGACCGGTGCCGTCGCACGCCGTGCGGAGCGCCGGCTGGCCCCGGCACGCGGGGTGCTGGCGACCCGGGTGGCTGATCTCCTCACGGGCACGGCCGAGTTGACGGTCGCGGGTGCGCTGCCCGCGCGTACCGCCGAGGTACGGCGGGCCGACGGCGAGCTGACCCGTATCGCCTCGCGCGCCGCCACCGCCACCGCGCTCGGCGACGGGCTCATCGCGCTGGTCTCAGGACTCACCGTCGCGGCCACCTCCCTCGTCGGCGCCCAGGCGGTCCTCGACGGGCGGCTCAGCGGCGTGGCGATGGCCGTCGTCGTCCTCACCCCGCTCGCCGCCTTCGAGGCCGTCCTGGGGCTGCCGCTCGCGGTCCAGTACCGCCAGCGGGTGCGCAAGAGCGCGGAGCGCGTGTACGAGGTGCTGGACGCGCCCGAGCCCGTACGCGAACCGGAGCGGCCGCTCGAGGCGCCCGGGTCGCCGTTCCCCGTCGTGGTGAAGGGGCCTGGCCGCCCGGCACGCCGGACAGGAGCGGGATGCCCTTGCCGGGGTGGACCTGATGCTCGAACGCGGACGCCGGACCGCAGTCGTGGGGACGTCCGGGGCGGGCAAGACGACCCTCGCCCAGGTATTGCTTCGGTTCCTGGACGCGGATGCGGGGACGTACACGCTGGGCGGCGTCGACGCGTTCGGCATGGACGGTGA
- a CDS encoding cytochrome ubiquinol oxidase subunit I, whose amino-acid sequence MEMALAPETLARWQFGITTVYHFLFVPLTISLAALTAGLQTAWVRTENEKYLKATKFWGKLFLINIAMGVVTGIVQEFQFGMNWSDYSRFVGDVFGAPLAFEALIAFFFESTFIGLWIFGWDKLPKKIHLACIWMVSIGTILSAYFILAANSWMQHPVGYRINEQKGRAELTDFWLVLTQNTALAQAFHTLSAAFLTGGAFMVGIAAFHLVRKKHIPVMKTSLRLGLVTVVAGGMLTALSGDTLGKIMYEQQPMKMAAAEALWDGEAPAPFSVFAYGDVEAGHNKVAIEIPGLLSFLAKDDFTSYVPGINDVNKSEQERFGPGDYRPNIPVAYWGFRWMIGFGMTSFAIGLVGLWLTRKKFMLGRHLRVGDDEVPHVVLFKNKALGPTLTKWYWRIAILTLGFPLIANSWGWIFTEMGRQPWVVYGVLQTRDAVSPGVSQGEILTSMIVFTTLYAILAVIEVKLLVKYVKAGPPELTEADLNPPTKIGGDPRDADKPMAFSY is encoded by the coding sequence GTGGAAATGGCTTTGGCGCCGGAGACGCTGGCGCGATGGCAGTTCGGCATCACCACCGTCTACCACTTCCTCTTCGTGCCGCTCACGATCTCGCTCGCCGCGCTCACCGCCGGCCTGCAGACCGCCTGGGTGCGGACGGAGAACGAGAAGTACCTCAAGGCCACCAAGTTCTGGGGCAAGCTCTTCCTGATCAACATCGCGATGGGCGTCGTCACGGGCATCGTGCAGGAGTTCCAGTTCGGTATGAACTGGTCCGACTACTCGCGCTTCGTCGGTGACGTCTTCGGCGCCCCCCTCGCCTTCGAGGCGCTGATCGCCTTCTTCTTCGAGTCCACCTTCATCGGCCTGTGGATCTTCGGCTGGGACAAGCTGCCCAAGAAGATCCACCTCGCCTGCATCTGGATGGTCTCGATCGGCACGATCCTGTCGGCGTACTTCATCCTCGCGGCCAACTCGTGGATGCAGCACCCCGTCGGCTACCGGATCAACGAGCAGAAGGGCCGTGCCGAACTCACCGACTTCTGGCTGGTCCTGACCCAGAACACCGCGCTCGCCCAGGCCTTCCACACCCTCTCCGCGGCCTTCCTCACGGGCGGCGCCTTCATGGTCGGCATCGCCGCCTTCCACCTGGTCCGCAAGAAGCACATCCCCGTGATGAAGACCTCGCTGCGCCTCGGCCTGGTCACTGTCGTCGCCGGCGGCATGCTCACCGCGCTCAGCGGTGACACCCTCGGCAAGATCATGTACGAGCAGCAGCCGATGAAGATGGCCGCGGCCGAGGCGCTGTGGGACGGCGAGGCCCCCGCTCCCTTCTCCGTCTTCGCCTACGGGGACGTCGAGGCCGGCCACAACAAGGTCGCCATAGAGATCCCGGGACTGCTGTCCTTCCTGGCCAAGGACGACTTCACCTCGTACGTCCCCGGCATCAACGACGTCAACAAGTCCGAGCAGGAGCGGTTCGGGCCCGGCGACTACCGGCCCAACATCCCTGTCGCCTACTGGGGGTTCCGCTGGATGATCGGCTTCGGCATGACGTCCTTCGCCATCGGTCTGGTCGGACTCTGGCTGACCAGGAAGAAGTTCATGCTGGGGCGGCATCTGCGGGTCGGCGACGACGAAGTGCCGCATGTGGTGCTCTTCAAGAACAAGGCTCTCGGCCCGACGCTCACCAAGTGGTACTGGCGCATCGCGATCCTGACCCTGGGATTCCCGCTGATCGCCAACTCCTGGGGCTGGATCTTCACAGAGATGGGCCGTCAGCCGTGGGTCGTCTACGGCGTGCTCCAGACCCGCGACGCGGTCTCCCCCGGCGTTTCGCAGGGCGAGATCCTCACCTCGATGATCGTCTTCACCACGCTCTACGCGATCCTCGCCGTCATCGAGGTCAAGCTGCTCGTGAAGTACGTCAAGGCCGGTCCGCCCGAGCTCACGGAGGCCGACCTCAATCCACCCACGAAGATCGGCGGCGACCCCCGGGACGCCGACAAGCCGATGGCCTTCTCGTACTAG